Proteins from a genomic interval of Streptomyces sp. Tu6071:
- a CDS encoding winged helix-turn-helix transcriptional regulator encodes MAELLGGSGAIAQGPPDVNRAMCPSRGILEHVTSRWAVLVLAALLARTYRFSELRRTVGGVSEKMLAQTLQTLERDGFVLREAKAVVPPHVEYSLTASGREAAQQVFDLARWSERQVSGVEEARAAYDERRRDGESPSGV; translated from the coding sequence ATGGCGGAGCTGCTCGGCGGGAGCGGGGCGATCGCGCAGGGGCCGCCGGACGTCAACCGGGCGATGTGCCCCTCGCGCGGCATCCTGGAGCACGTGACCTCGCGGTGGGCCGTGCTCGTGCTCGCCGCGTTGCTCGCGCGGACGTACCGGTTCAGCGAGCTGCGGCGCACGGTGGGGGGCGTGAGCGAGAAGATGCTCGCGCAGACGCTCCAGACGCTGGAGCGGGACGGCTTCGTCCTGCGGGAGGCGAAGGCGGTCGTGCCGCCGCACGTGGAGTACTCGCTCACCGCGAGTGGACGCGAGGCGGCTCAGCAGGTCTTCGACCTGGCGCGGTGGAGTGAGCGGCAGGTCTCCGGGGTGGAGGAGGCCAGGGCCGCGTACGACGAACGCCGGAGGGACGGGGAAAGTCCCTCCGGCGTGTGA
- a CDS encoding NADH-quinone oxidoreductase subunit A, with translation MEHLSPPAVPPSAHGVPPGTSGVSLSEHGGAVSLASGYFHAYTLVGVITAAGVLFVAFAFAAGRLLRPVVPTREKFLTYECGVDPVGEGWAHTQVRYYVYAFLYVIFAVDSIFLFPWATVFAAPGYGATTLVEMFVFLGFLAIGLLYAWKKGVLEWT, from the coding sequence GTGGAACATCTGAGTCCCCCGGCTGTTCCCCCGAGTGCGCACGGTGTCCCCCCCGGTACCTCCGGGGTTTCCCTGAGTGAGCACGGCGGCGCCGTCTCCCTCGCCTCCGGCTACTTCCACGCGTACACGCTCGTCGGCGTCATCACCGCCGCCGGGGTGCTCTTCGTGGCCTTCGCCTTCGCGGCCGGGCGCCTGCTGCGGCCCGTCGTGCCGACACGCGAGAAGTTCCTGACGTACGAGTGCGGGGTCGACCCGGTCGGCGAGGGCTGGGCGCACACCCAGGTCCGCTACTACGTCTACGCGTTCCTCTACGTGATCTTCGCCGTGGACTCGATCTTCCTCTTCCCCTGGGCCACGGTCTTCGCCGCGCCCGGCTACGGGGCGACGACGCTCGTCGAGATGTTCGTCTTCCTCGGCTTCCTCGCCATCGGACTCCTCTACGCCTGGAAGAAGGGCGTCCTGGAATGGACGTGA
- a CDS encoding SDR family oxidoreductase, protein MSIVVTGATGQLGRLVIAGLLEKVPASEIAAVVRGEEKGAEFAAKGIELRVADYDRPETLKDAFRAGDRVLFISGSEVGKRAAQHTAVVGAAKEAGVAQLAYTGVLGGPEADFALAEEHKVTERAILDAGVPYTFLRNGWYDDMYIAQLPVYLANGAVLGSSGEGRIAPAPREDYAAAAVAVLTGEGHLNQAYELSGDVAWTMSEFAAEIARQSGKPVVFTNVAPEQYRQVLLGAGLPEPMAEILTDVESAIERGLLAGTTHDLSRLIGRGTTPIADSIAAGLKKLEG, encoded by the coding sequence ATGAGCATCGTCGTCACCGGCGCCACCGGGCAGCTCGGCCGTCTCGTCATCGCGGGCCTCCTGGAGAAGGTCCCCGCGAGCGAGATCGCGGCCGTGGTCCGGGGCGAGGAGAAGGGCGCGGAGTTCGCGGCGAAGGGCATCGAGCTGCGGGTCGCCGACTACGACAGGCCGGAGACGCTGAAGGACGCCTTCCGCGCGGGCGACCGCGTGCTCTTCATCTCGGGCAGCGAGGTCGGCAAGCGCGCCGCGCAGCACACGGCCGTGGTCGGGGCCGCGAAGGAGGCGGGCGTCGCCCAGCTCGCGTACACGGGCGTCCTCGGCGGCCCGGAGGCCGATTTCGCGCTCGCCGAGGAGCACAAGGTCACCGAGCGGGCGATCCTCGACGCGGGCGTCCCGTACACCTTCCTGCGCAACGGCTGGTACGACGACATGTACATCGCCCAGCTCCCCGTGTACCTCGCGAACGGCGCCGTGCTCGGCAGCTCGGGCGAGGGCCGGATCGCCCCCGCTCCCCGCGAGGACTACGCCGCGGCGGCCGTCGCGGTGCTCACGGGTGAGGGGCACCTGAACCAGGCGTACGAGCTGAGCGGCGACGTCGCGTGGACGATGAGCGAGTTCGCGGCCGAGATCGCGCGCCAGTCCGGCAAGCCGGTCGTGTTCACGAACGTCGCTCCCGAGCAGTACCGGCAGGTGCTGCTCGGCGCGGGCCTGCCCGAGCCGATGGCGGAGATCCTGACGGACGTCGAGAGCGCCATCGAGCGCGGCCTGCTCGCGGGGACCACCCACGACCTCTCCCGCCTCATCGGCCGCGGGACCACCCCGATCGCGGACTCGATCGCGGCGGGGCTCAAGAAGCTGGAGGGCTGA
- a CDS encoding sensor histidine kinase, translating to MTASVTSQDQRDPGAPPPVGLAYRGATWKEFAHLLANLPATVLGFLYSVLFVSLGVGLAVTVIGLPVLVLGLRGARLLGSAERGRARRLLGVRIDEPSPIPRGGGSGGGVLGRLWDGVKDPVGWRAALYSVIRLPWGIVTFTVSLVSFFALWPVLGYLVRGMANADRAMVRGLLSPSDELERRIAELESGRGVVVDTAAADLRRIERDLHDGAQARLVALAMGLGLAKEKVIEDPEAAALMVEEAHGEVKLALQELRDLARGIHPAVLTDRGLDAALSAVAARCTVPVRVEVDLRQRPAEAIEGIAYFTVSELLQNVSKHSGARTAAVEVWRASDRLLLQVHDDGHGGASLDGGTGMAGLAERLGAVDGLFVINSPRGGPTTITAELPWRDRGDDRAGRRVTGRRGGGER from the coding sequence ATGACCGCATCGGTGACCTCCCAGGACCAGCGCGACCCCGGCGCTCCGCCCCCCGTGGGCCTCGCCTACCGGGGGGCGACGTGGAAGGAGTTCGCGCACCTGCTGGCCAATCTCCCGGCCACCGTCCTCGGCTTCCTCTACAGCGTCCTGTTCGTCTCGCTCGGGGTCGGGCTCGCCGTGACGGTCATCGGCCTGCCCGTGCTCGTCCTCGGTCTGCGCGGGGCGCGGCTCCTTGGCAGCGCGGAGCGGGGGCGGGCGCGGCGGCTGCTCGGGGTGCGGATCGACGAGCCGAGCCCGATCCCGCGCGGCGGCGGCAGCGGCGGCGGGGTGCTCGGGCGGCTGTGGGACGGCGTGAAGGACCCGGTGGGGTGGCGCGCCGCGCTGTACTCGGTGATCCGGCTGCCGTGGGGCATCGTCACGTTCACGGTGTCGCTGGTGTCGTTCTTCGCGCTGTGGCCCGTGCTCGGTTATCTCGTACGGGGCATGGCGAACGCGGACCGGGCGATGGTCCGGGGGCTGCTCTCGCCCTCGGACGAGCTGGAGCGCCGCATCGCGGAACTGGAGTCGGGGCGCGGCGTCGTGGTCGACACGGCGGCGGCGGACCTGCGGCGCATCGAGCGCGATCTGCACGACGGGGCGCAGGCGCGGCTCGTGGCGCTCGCGATGGGCCTCGGGCTCGCGAAGGAGAAGGTCATCGAGGACCCCGAGGCGGCGGCGCTCATGGTCGAGGAGGCGCACGGCGAGGTGAAGCTCGCCCTGCAGGAGCTGCGCGACCTCGCACGCGGCATCCACCCGGCCGTCCTGACCGACCGGGGCCTCGACGCGGCGCTCTCGGCGGTCGCGGCGCGCTGCACCGTGCCGGTACGGGTCGAGGTGGACCTGCGGCAGCGGCCCGCCGAGGCGATCGAGGGCATCGCGTACTTCACCGTCTCCGAGCTGCTCCAGAACGTGAGCAAGCACAGCGGGGCGCGGACGGCGGCGGTCGAGGTGTGGCGCGCGAGCGACCGGCTGCTCCTCCAGGTGCACGACGACGGGCACGGGGGCGCCTCGCTCGACGGCGGTACGGGGATGGCGGGCCTCGCCGAGCGCCTCGGCGCGGTCGACGGCCTCTTCGTCATCAACTCCCCGCGCGGCGGTCCCACGACGATCACGGCCGAACTCCCGTGGCGGGACCGGGGCGACGACCGCGCGGGACGGCGCGTGACAGGACGGCGGGGCGGCGGGGAGCGGTAG
- a CDS encoding 2-oxoacid:ferredoxin oxidoreductase subunit beta, which translates to MTETTQAPAGPLSLSLVPKAEAKQSMKDFKSDQEVRWCPGCGDYAVLAAVQGFMPSLGLAKENIVFVSGIGCSSRFPYYMNTYGMHSIHGRAPAIATGLASSRQDLSVWVVTGDGDALSIGGNHLIHALRRNVNLKILLFNNRIYGLTKGQYSPTSEIGKITKSTPMGSLDNPFNPVSLALGAEATFVARTVDSDRQHLTSVLKAAAEHPGTALVEIYQNCNIFNDGAFEVLKDKDTAAEAVIRLEHGQPIRFGTKGVVRDHASGDLRVVDVTPENEADVLVHDAHRETATAAYALSRLADPTTLHQTPIGIFRDVERPVYDTLMAEQLDAAVSEHGKGDLSALLAGKDTWTVVG; encoded by the coding sequence ATGACTGAGACCACGCAGGCGCCCGCGGGTCCGCTCTCGCTCTCGCTCGTGCCCAAGGCCGAGGCGAAGCAGTCCATGAAGGACTTCAAGTCGGACCAGGAGGTCCGCTGGTGCCCCGGCTGCGGGGACTACGCGGTGCTCGCGGCCGTGCAGGGCTTCATGCCCTCGCTCGGGCTCGCGAAGGAGAACATCGTGTTCGTGTCGGGCATCGGCTGCTCCAGCCGCTTCCCGTACTACATGAACACCTACGGGATGCACTCGATCCACGGCCGCGCCCCGGCCATCGCGACCGGGCTCGCCTCCTCGCGGCAGGACCTGAGCGTGTGGGTCGTCACGGGGGACGGCGACGCCCTCTCGATCGGCGGCAACCACCTCATCCACGCGCTGCGCCGCAACGTGAACCTGAAGATCCTGCTCTTCAACAACCGGATCTACGGGCTCACCAAGGGCCAGTACTCGCCGACCTCCGAGATCGGCAAGATCACCAAGTCCACGCCGATGGGCTCGCTCGACAACCCCTTCAACCCCGTCTCGCTCGCCCTCGGCGCCGAGGCGACGTTCGTGGCGCGCACGGTCGACTCCGACCGCCAGCACCTGACGAGCGTCCTGAAGGCGGCGGCGGAGCACCCGGGCACGGCGCTCGTGGAGATCTACCAGAACTGCAACATCTTCAACGACGGCGCCTTCGAGGTCCTGAAGGACAAGGACACGGCGGCGGAGGCCGTGATCCGGCTGGAGCACGGGCAGCCGATCCGCTTCGGCACGAAGGGCGTCGTACGGGACCACGCGTCCGGCGACCTGCGGGTGGTCGACGTGACGCCGGAGAACGAGGCGGACGTCCTGGTCCACGACGCCCACCGCGAGACGGCCACGGCGGCGTACGCGCTGTCGCGCCTGGCCGACCCGACGACCCTGCACCAGACCCCGATCGGGATCTTCCGGGACGTCGAACGCCCCGTCTACGACACGCTGATGGCGGAGCAGCTCGACGCGGCCGTCTCGGAGCACGGCAAGGGCGACCTGTCCGCGCTCCTGGCGGGCAAGGACACCTGGACCGTGGTGGGCTGA
- a CDS encoding NADH-quinone oxidoreductase subunit C gives MTGWLPGAAEEVFGTGASAEEAYGLLTVDVPADAWTASLDTARRILGCTYFDWLSAVDEPGTGFRVCAHVVALAPVRRLLLRTTVPHETPALASAVGVYAGAAWHERETHEMFGLRFEGHPGLTPLLLPETFEGHPLRKDFVLAARVAKAWPGAKEPGESGHGTPKRRQMLPPGVPDPNEWGPSKGQLPEAPARPARRTRTAGGAAAGTGAAARTGTGAGPGTGAGPGTGATPGAGAGEGAPARRSRSASAGSASQREEPGAAPARRSRTASEGSATQRTEPGPAPARRSRTASEGSATQRRETTESGATPAGSPDAPWHHARPAFEDTRPSGEAAGEREKPRTGTPGAEAGTRGAEAGTEADAASRAGKTPAEEPGTEEPGTEEPRSEEPGTEESRAEEPGAEDGRSEGHRSEEGGPEGPRSEGPGPQDPQVPRPEDVPTEDPPTQDPRPENPAGGEPA, from the coding sequence GTGACCGGCTGGCTCCCGGGAGCGGCCGAGGAGGTCTTCGGCACGGGCGCGAGCGCCGAGGAGGCGTACGGCCTGCTGACCGTCGACGTCCCGGCGGACGCGTGGACGGCCTCGCTCGACACGGCCCGCCGGATCCTGGGCTGCACGTACTTCGACTGGCTCTCGGCCGTCGACGAACCCGGTACGGGCTTCCGGGTATGCGCGCACGTCGTCGCGCTCGCTCCCGTGCGGCGCCTGCTGCTCCGCACGACCGTGCCCCACGAGACGCCCGCACTCGCCTCGGCCGTCGGCGTCTACGCGGGCGCCGCCTGGCACGAACGCGAGACGCACGAGATGTTCGGCCTGCGCTTCGAGGGCCACCCGGGCCTGACCCCGCTCCTGCTCCCGGAGACCTTCGAGGGCCACCCCCTGCGCAAGGACTTCGTCCTCGCGGCGCGCGTCGCGAAGGCATGGCCGGGCGCTAAGGAACCGGGCGAATCGGGCCACGGCACCCCTAAGCGGCGCCAGATGCTGCCGCCGGGCGTCCCCGACCCCAACGAGTGGGGCCCCTCGAAGGGCCAGCTCCCCGAGGCACCCGCCCGCCCTGCCCGCCGCACCCGCACGGCCGGGGGAGCGGCGGCGGGTACGGGAGCGGCGGCGCGTACGGGTACGGGTGCCGGGCCGGGTACGGGTGCCGGGCCGGGTACGGGGGCCACGCCGGGCGCGGGCGCGGGGGAAGGCGCCCCGGCCCGCCGCAGCCGCTCGGCCTCGGCCGGGTCGGCATCACAGCGCGAGGAGCCGGGCGCCGCCCCGGCCCGCCGCTCGCGTACGGCCTCGGAGGGTTCGGCGACGCAGCGGACGGAGCCGGGCCCCGCCCCCGCGCGCCGCTCCCGTACCGCCTCCGAGGGCTCCGCGACGCAGCGCCGCGAGACCACCGAGAGCGGCGCGACCCCGGCGGGCAGCCCCGACGCCCCCTGGCACCACGCACGCCCGGCCTTCGAGGACACGCGGCCGAGCGGGGAGGCGGCGGGGGAGCGGGAGAAACCTCGTACCGGCACCCCTGGCGCCGAGGCGGGCACCCGTGGCGCTGAGGCTGGTACCGAAGCCGATGCCGCGTCACGTGCCGGGAAAACTCCGGCTGAGGAGCCTGGAACCGAGGAGCCTGGAACCGAGGAGCCTCGGAGCGAGGAGCCCGGGACCGAGGAGTCTCGGGCTGAGGAGCCCGGCGCCGAGGACGGGCGTTCCGAGGGGCATCGTTCCGAGGAGGGTGGGCCCGAGGGCCCGCGTTCCGAGGGCCCCGGCCCTCAAGATCCCCAGGTCCCCCGCCCCGAAGACGTCCCGACCGAAGACCCCCCGACCCAAGACCCCCGTCCCGAGAACCCCGCCGGAGGCGAGCCCGCGTGA
- a CDS encoding sensor histidine kinase — translation MTAGTWFDKDGPGGGREPQGSGTHPGGSGTYAPGGAIPGRGADPHDSHGSDSHDRYDRDGWPLVAQPGPREPVPDGRTPLARALTAPVSARFRRELLYLVVSLPLSVVVFSWAMMMFWLGAGLLVTFVGVPVLAVLLASVRGLAHMERGLARGLLRTRVPGARPVRHKRHSPLGWMGALLKSGESWRNLLFAFLHFPWTSFATTLALTVWAGGLSLLTYPVWMWFVPSHVGRDGIQVYGDASRAEYLDAPWEIALTCAAGLVLTLLAPWLVRGLTTVDGMLVRGLLGPSRLASRVDELESDRGVVVDTAAADLRRIERDLHDGAQARLVALAMDLGLAKEKLLEDPETGARLVAEAHGEVKTALQELRDLARGIHPAVLTDRGLDAALSAVAARCTVPVSVEVDLEERPAEAIEGIAYFTVSELLQNISKHSGARVAAVEVWRAEGRLLVQVRDDGTGGASLHGGTGLAGLSDRLDAVDGVLLVDSPPGGPTTITAELPWTARSGRKAAGAGAGSPRSAAS, via the coding sequence ATGACGGCAGGGACGTGGTTCGACAAGGACGGACCGGGCGGAGGCCGCGAGCCGCAGGGCTCCGGCACGCACCCGGGTGGTTCCGGCACGTACGCGCCCGGCGGCGCGATCCCCGGGCGCGGCGCGGACCCGCACGACAGCCACGGCAGCGACAGCCACGACCGCTACGACCGCGACGGCTGGCCCCTCGTGGCGCAGCCCGGACCGCGCGAGCCGGTCCCCGACGGCCGCACGCCGCTCGCGCGGGCCCTGACCGCGCCGGTGAGCGCGCGGTTCCGGCGGGAGCTGCTGTACCTGGTGGTGAGCCTGCCGCTGTCGGTGGTCGTCTTCAGCTGGGCCATGATGATGTTCTGGCTCGGGGCCGGGCTGCTCGTGACGTTCGTCGGCGTGCCGGTGCTCGCGGTGCTGCTCGCCTCGGTGCGCGGCCTCGCGCACATGGAGCGGGGCCTCGCGCGGGGGCTGCTGCGGACCCGGGTGCCCGGGGCGCGGCCCGTGCGGCACAAGCGGCACTCGCCGCTCGGGTGGATGGGCGCGCTGCTCAAGAGCGGCGAGTCCTGGCGCAACCTGCTCTTCGCCTTCCTGCACTTCCCGTGGACGTCCTTCGCCACGACGCTCGCGCTCACGGTGTGGGCGGGCGGCCTCTCGCTGCTCACGTACCCGGTGTGGATGTGGTTCGTCCCGAGCCACGTGGGCCGTGACGGCATCCAGGTCTACGGGGACGCGTCCCGCGCCGAGTACCTCGACGCCCCCTGGGAGATCGCGCTGACGTGCGCGGCCGGGCTCGTGCTCACGCTGCTCGCGCCGTGGCTCGTGCGGGGCCTGACGACCGTGGACGGGATGCTCGTACGGGGGCTGCTCGGGCCCTCGCGCCTGGCGAGCCGCGTCGACGAGCTGGAGTCGGACCGGGGCGTCGTGGTCGACACGGCGGCGGCCGACCTGCGCCGCATCGAACGCGACCTGCACGACGGGGCGCAGGCGCGGCTCGTGGCGCTCGCGATGGATCTCGGGCTCGCGAAGGAGAAGCTTCTCGAAGACCCGGAGACGGGGGCGCGGCTCGTCGCTGAGGCGCACGGCGAGGTGAAGACGGCGCTGCAGGAGCTGCGCGATCTCGCGCGCGGCATCCACCCCGCCGTCCTGACCGACCGGGGCCTCGACGCGGCGCTCTCGGCGGTCGCGGCCCGCTGCACGGTCCCGGTCTCCGTCGAGGTGGACCTCGAGGAGCGGCCCGCCGAGGCGATCGAGGGCATCGCGTACTTCACCGTCTCGGAACTGCTCCAGAACATCAGCAAGCACAGCGGGGCCCGCGTGGCCGCCGTCGAGGTGTGGCGCGCGGAGGGCCGGCTGCTCGTGCAGGTGCGCGACGACGGTACGGGGGGTGCCTCGCTGCACGGCGGTACGGGGCTCGCCGGGCTCTCGGACCGGCTCGACGCGGTCGACGGCGTCCTCCTCGTCGACTCGCCGCCCGGGGGGCCGACGACGATCACCGCCGAGCTGCCGTGGACGGCCAGGAGCGGCAGGAAGGCGGCCGGGGCGGGCGCCGGGTCCCCGAGGAGCGCCGCTTCCTGA
- a CDS encoding 2-oxoacid:acceptor oxidoreductase subunit alpha, which translates to MTSQVSSPAGPSDGAVVGEPRPTDAPQAPAAATSTDASQAPAPVTDVLEGPEPDTERLAAPAQSGAKEVRKLDRVIIRFAGDSGDGMQLTGDRFTSETASFGNDLSTLPNFPAEIRAPAGTLPGVSSFQLHFADHDILTPGDAPDVLVAMNPAALKANLADVPRGAEIIVNTDEFTKRAMQKVGWDASPLDDGTLDGYSVHPVPLTTLTVEALKDYDLSRKDAGRSKNMFALGLLSWMYHRPTEGTEKFLRAKFAKRPEIAEANLTAFRAGWNFGETTEDFAVSYEVAPATTAFPTGTYRNISGNLALAYGLIAASRQAELPLYLGSYPITPASDILHELSKHKNFGVRSFQAEDEIAGIGAALGAAFGGSLAVTTTSGPGVALKSETIGLAVSLELPLLIVDIQRGGPSTGLPTKTEQADLLQAMYGRNGEAPVPIVAPRTPADCFDAAIDAARIALTYRTPVFLLSDGYLANGSEPWRIPEAEELPDLTTPFATGFNHELADGTEVFWPYKRDPETLARPWAVPGTPGLEHRIGGIEKQDGTGNISYDPANHEFMVRTRQAKIDGVRVPDIEVDDPGNEARTLVLGWGSTYGPITAAVRRLRVAGESIAQAHLRHLNPFPANLGEVLRSYEKVVVPEMNLGQLATLLRAKYLVDARSYNQVNGMPFKAEQLATALKEVIDD; encoded by the coding sequence GTGACCAGCCAGGTCAGCAGCCCAGCCGGGCCGTCCGACGGCGCGGTCGTCGGCGAGCCGCGTCCCACGGACGCGCCGCAGGCCCCCGCAGCCGCCACCAGCACGGACGCGTCGCAGGCCCCCGCCCCCGTGACGGACGTACTCGAAGGGCCCGAGCCCGACACCGAGCGCCTGGCGGCGCCCGCGCAGTCCGGCGCGAAGGAGGTCCGCAAGCTGGACCGCGTGATCATCCGCTTCGCGGGTGACTCGGGGGACGGCATGCAGCTCACGGGTGACCGCTTCACCTCCGAGACCGCCTCCTTCGGCAACGACCTCTCGACGCTGCCGAACTTCCCGGCCGAGATCCGCGCCCCCGCGGGCACCCTGCCGGGCGTCTCGTCCTTCCAGCTCCACTTCGCCGACCACGACATCCTCACGCCCGGCGACGCGCCCGACGTCCTGGTCGCGATGAACCCGGCGGCGCTGAAGGCGAACCTGGCGGACGTGCCGCGCGGCGCCGAGATCATCGTCAACACGGACGAGTTCACCAAGCGCGCGATGCAGAAGGTCGGCTGGGACGCGTCCCCGCTCGACGACGGCACCCTCGACGGCTACAGCGTCCACCCGGTGCCGCTCACGACACTGACGGTCGAGGCGCTCAAGGACTACGACCTGTCCCGCAAGGACGCGGGCCGCAGCAAGAACATGTTCGCGCTGGGCCTGCTGAGCTGGATGTACCACCGGCCCACCGAGGGCACGGAGAAGTTTCTGCGCGCCAAGTTCGCGAAGCGCCCCGAGATCGCCGAGGCGAACCTCACGGCCTTCCGCGCGGGCTGGAACTTCGGCGAGACGACCGAGGACTTCGCGGTCTCGTACGAGGTCGCCCCGGCCACGACCGCGTTCCCGACCGGCACGTACCGCAACATCTCGGGGAACCTGGCGCTCGCCTACGGCCTCATCGCGGCCTCCCGGCAGGCCGAGCTGCCGCTGTACCTGGGCTCGTACCCGATCACTCCCGCCTCCGACATCCTGCACGAGCTGAGCAAGCACAAGAACTTCGGCGTGCGCAGCTTCCAGGCGGAGGACGAGATCGCGGGCATCGGCGCCGCGCTCGGCGCGGCCTTCGGCGGCAGCCTCGCGGTCACGACGACGTCGGGCCCGGGTGTGGCGCTGAAGTCGGAGACGATCGGCCTCGCCGTGTCGCTCGAACTCCCGCTGCTCATCGTCGACATCCAGCGCGGGGGCCCCTCCACGGGCCTGCCGACGAAGACTGAGCAGGCCGACCTGCTCCAGGCGATGTACGGGCGCAACGGCGAGGCCCCGGTGCCGATCGTCGCGCCCCGTACCCCCGCCGACTGCTTCGACGCGGCGATCGACGCGGCGCGCATCGCGCTCACGTACCGCACGCCCGTCTTCCTCCTCTCGGACGGCTACCTCGCCAACGGCTCCGAGCCCTGGCGCATCCCCGAGGCCGAGGAACTGCCCGACCTGACGACCCCGTTCGCGACCGGGTTCAACCACGAACTCGCCGACGGCACCGAGGTCTTCTGGCCCTACAAGCGCGACCCCGAGACGCTCGCGCGCCCGTGGGCCGTGCCCGGTACGCCCGGTCTCGAACACCGCATCGGCGGCATCGAGAAGCAGGACGGCACGGGCAACATCTCCTACGACCCGGCGAACCACGAGTTCATGGTCCGCACGCGCCAGGCGAAGATCGACGGCGTGCGCGTCCCGGACATCGAGGTGGACGACCCGGGGAACGAGGCGCGCACACTCGTGCTCGGCTGGGGCTCGACGTACGGGCCGATCACGGCGGCGGTACGGCGGCTGCGCGTCGCGGGCGAGAGCATCGCGCAGGCCCACCTGCGCCACCTCAACCCCTTCCCCGCGAACCTCGGCGAGGTCCTGCGGTCGTACGAGAAGGTCGTCGTCCCCGAGATGAACCTCGGCCAGCTCGCGACCCTCCTGCGCGCCAAGTACCTCGTGGACGCGCGGTCCTACAACCAGGTCAACGGAATGCCGTTCAAGGCGGAACAGCTCGCGACGGCGCTCAAGGAGGTCATCGATGACTGA
- a CDS encoding NADH-quinone oxidoreductase subunit B has product MDVTPVPTTAVPAPVDLPDPTAPPAGTTGVLSRLAPQPMKVVLNWGRRYSLWVFNFGLACCAIEFIAASMSRHDFIRLGVIPFAPGPRQADLMVVSGTVTDKMAPAVKRLYEQMPEPKYVISFGACSNCGGPYWDSYSVTKGVDQIIPVDVYVPGCPPRPEALLQGILKLQEKIAHESPAERYGRRAPVAALRSGLVKPPEGER; this is encoded by the coding sequence ATGGACGTGACCCCTGTGCCCACCACCGCCGTTCCGGCCCCCGTGGACCTCCCCGACCCCACCGCGCCGCCCGCCGGGACGACGGGCGTGCTCTCGCGGCTCGCCCCGCAGCCCATGAAGGTCGTCCTCAACTGGGGCCGCCGCTACAGCCTGTGGGTCTTCAACTTCGGCCTCGCCTGCTGCGCGATCGAGTTCATCGCCGCGTCGATGTCCCGCCACGACTTCATCCGCCTCGGCGTCATCCCCTTCGCGCCGGGCCCCCGCCAGGCCGACCTGATGGTCGTCTCGGGCACCGTCACGGACAAGATGGCCCCCGCGGTCAAGCGCCTGTACGAGCAGATGCCCGAGCCGAAGTACGTCATCTCCTTCGGCGCCTGCTCCAACTGCGGCGGCCCGTACTGGGACTCGTACTCCGTCACGAAGGGCGTCGACCAGATCATCCCCGTCGACGTGTACGTGCCGGGCTGCCCGCCCCGCCCCGAGGCGCTGCTGCAGGGCATCCTCAAGCTCCAGGAGAAGATCGCGCACGAGTCGCCCGCCGAGCGGTACGGGCGCCGCGCCCCGGTGGCCGCGCTCCGCAGCGGGCTCGTCAAGCCGCCGGAGGGGGAGCGGTGA
- a CDS encoding response regulator transcription factor yields MRVVIAEDSVLLREGLTRLLTDARHEVVAGVGDGEALVKTVRDLAEQSALPDVVVADVRMPPTHTDEGVRAAVALRKAYPALGVLVLSQYVEEQYATELLAGSSRGVGYLLKDRVADVREFVDAVDRVAGGGTALDPEVVAQLLGRSRKQDVLANLTPREREVLALMAEGRTNSAVAKALVVSDGAVEKHVSNIFMKLGLSPSEGDHRRVLAVLTYLRS; encoded by the coding sequence GTGCGGGTCGTCATCGCGGAGGACTCCGTCCTCCTGCGCGAGGGCCTGACCCGGCTCCTGACCGACGCCAGGCACGAGGTCGTGGCGGGGGTCGGGGACGGCGAGGCGCTCGTGAAGACGGTGCGGGACCTCGCGGAGCAGTCCGCGCTCCCGGACGTCGTCGTCGCGGACGTGCGGATGCCCCCGACGCACACCGACGAGGGCGTGCGCGCCGCCGTCGCGCTCCGCAAGGCGTACCCGGCGCTCGGGGTGCTCGTGCTCTCGCAGTACGTCGAGGAGCAGTACGCGACCGAGCTGCTCGCCGGGTCGAGCCGGGGCGTCGGCTACCTGCTGAAGGACCGGGTCGCGGACGTGCGGGAGTTCGTGGACGCCGTGGACCGGGTCGCGGGCGGCGGCACCGCGCTCGACCCGGAGGTGGTCGCCCAGCTCCTCGGCCGCTCCCGCAAGCAGGACGTGCTCGCGAACCTGACGCCGCGCGAGCGGGAGGTGCTGGCGCTGATGGCGGAGGGCCGGACGAACTCGGCGGTCGCGAAGGCGCTCGTGGTGAGCGACGGGGCGGTCGAGAAGCACGTGAGCAACATCTTCATGAAGCTGGGGCTCTCGCCGAGCGAGGGCGACCACCGCAGGGTGCTCGCGGTGCTCACGTACCTGCGCTCGTAG